A stretch of the Aegilops tauschii subsp. strangulata cultivar AL8/78 chromosome 4, Aet v6.0, whole genome shotgun sequence genome encodes the following:
- the LOC109777223 gene encoding uncharacterized protein, with product MDKLSVHHGQHNGISKPPVHHHGKGGGKGKGGGKGIKVVYISSPMMLTASAEEFRAVVQELTGRDSNVADHDAPGVSSYYSSSSSSSYSSFGRASPTAGATAAAGARALPPAMASTADYATGAGAMPPPFQSMYDQTGGAGLLYGQDYW from the coding sequence ATGGACAAGCTGAGCGTGCACCACGGGCAGCACAACGGCATCTCCAAGCCGCCGGTGCACCACCACGGCAAGGGCGGCGGGAAGGGCAAGGGTGGCGGCAAGGGGATCAAGGTCGTCTACATCTCCAGCcccatgatgctcaccgccagcGCCGAGGAGTTCCGCGCCGTCGTGCAGGAGCTCACGGGCCGCGACTCCAACGTGGCCGACCACGACGCCCCGGGCGTCTCGTCCTACTACTCGTCGTCGTCCTCATCCTCCTACTCCTCGTTCGGGCGCGCCTCTCCGACGGCGGGGGCTACGGCCGCTGCGGGCGCCCGGGCTTTGCCTCCGGCGATGGCGTCCACGGCGGACTACGCGACCGGCGCCGGAGCCATGCCTCCGCCGTTCCAGAGCATGTATGATCAAACGGGAGGCGCCGGCCTGCTTTACGGCCAAGACTACTGGTAG